CGCAACGTCGGCGACGAGGACTTCGTGACCGCGGCGCTGGTGGAAGAGCGCGGCGGCACGCTCACCATCGTCAACTGTGGACATCCGCCGCCGCTGCTGCTGCGTCGGGGCGCGGTGATCCCGCTGGAGCCGCCGGCGCCGGCGCCCCCGCTCGGGTTCATGCCGGTGGTCCGCCCCCGGGTGGAACGCCTGGAGCCCGGTGACCGGCTGCTGCTGTTCACCGACGGTCTCGGCGAGGCTCGACGGGATGGCGAGTTCTTCCCCACCGTCGACCGGGCCTGGCGGCTGCTCGGCCACGGCACGGTCGCCGATGGCCTGGCCTCGCTGGAGGCTGCCCTGGTCGAGTGGGTGCACGGCCGGCTCGACGATGACATCGCGCTGGTCCTGATGGAGTACGTGGGCGCGCGGACCGGTGTGGCGGCGGCTGTGCCGAGCTGGGAGGTCGGCGCCACCGAGAGCTGACCGCCGACGCGTCCGCCCCCGGTTCGGGGCGAGTGTGTAATGGCCGTCACTTACGTGATCCGCTTGTCGCTGCCTACCCGCGAGTAATACAGTCGGGGTTACTGATCGGTAACACCTGTCCGGAAGCGGGGCCAGCGAGCATGACCCACTACAAGAGCAACCTGCGGGACCTTGAGTTCAACCTGTTCGAGGTCTTCGGGGCGGACCAGGCGTTCGGCCAGGAGCCGTACTCGGAACTCGACGCCGACACCGCCCGCAGTTTCCTCTCCGAGCTTGACCGCCTCGCCCGGGAGGACCTGGCCGCCAGCTACACGGACAGCGACCGCAACCCGCCGGTCTTCGACCCGGTCACGCACACCGCGCCGCTGCCGGCGTCGTTCAAGAAGTCCTACCAGGCATTCATGGACTCCGAGTTCTGGCGCCTGGACCTGCCGCCGCACCTGGGTGGCACCAACGCGCCGCGCGCCCTCTGGTGGGCCCTCGCCGAGCTGGTGCTCGGCTCGAACGCCCCCATCTGGATGTACGCCTCCGGCCCGTCCTTCGCGCACGTGCTGGAGGTCGAGGGCACCGAGCAGCAGAAGCGGTGGGCCAAGCTCTTCATCGACAAGCAGTGGGGCTCCACCATGGTGCTCACCGAGCCGGACGCCGGCTCGGACGTGGGTGCCGGCCGCACCCGTGCCATCCAGCAGCCGGACGGCACGTGGCACATCGAGGGCGTGAAGCGCTTCATCACCTCGGGCGAGCACGACCTGAGCGACAACATCGTGCACTACGTGCTGGCCCGCCCGGTGGGCGTGGAGGGCGTCGGTGGCCCTGGCACCAAGGGCCTGTCGCTCTTCGTGGTGCCGAAGTACCACTTCGACGAGAACACCGGCGAGCTGGGTGAGCGCAACGGCGTCTACACCACCAACGTCGAGCACAAGATGGGCCTGAAGGTCTCCAACACCTGCGAGTTGACCTTCGGCGAGCACGGCGTACCGGCCAAGGGCTGGCTGCTGGGCGACAAGCACGACGGCATCCGGCAGATGTTCATGATCATCGAGTATGCCCGGATGTTGGTCGGCACCAAGGCGATCGCCACCCTCTCCACCGGCTACCTCAACGCCCTGGAGTACGCGAAGAACCGGGTGCAGGGCGCCGACCTGGTCCAGCAGACGGACAAGACCGCGCCGCGGGTCACCATCACCCACCACCCGGACGTGCGCCGCTCGCTGCTGCTGCAGAAGTCGTACGCCGAGGGTCTGCGTGCCCTGGTCCTCTACACCGCCACCTGGCAGGACAAGGTCGCCATCGCTGAGGCGGCCGGTGACGAGAAGGCCACCAAGTTGGCCAAGCGGGTCAACGACCTGCTGCTGCCGCTGGTCAAGGGCGTCGGCTCGGAGCGCGCGTACGAGATGCTCGGGCACGAGGCCCTGCAGACCTTCGGCGGCTCCGGCTTCCTCCAGGACTACCCGCTGGAGCAGTACGTCCGCGACGCCAAGATCGATACCCTGTACGAGGGCACCACCGCCATCCAGAGCCTCGACCTGATCTTCCGCAAGATCGTTCGGGACAACGGCAAGGCGCTCATGGCGGTCGCCAGCGAGATCCAGGAGTTCATCTCCTCCGAGGCGGGCAACGGCCAGCTCAAGGAGGAGCGGCAGGCGCTCGGCAAGGCGCTCGTCGAGGTCCAGAACATCCTCGGCGTCATGACCGGCTGGCTCGGCGAGGCGCAGGCTGGCGACACCCGCGCGCTCTACAAGGTCGGGCTGAGCAGCCGGCGCTTCCTGCTGGCCATCGGCGACCTGGTGGTCGGGTGGCTGCTGCAGAAGCAGGCCGACGTGGCGCTGAAGGCGCTGGCCGGCGAGGTCTCCACCACCGACAAGGCGTTCTACACCGGCAAGGTGGCTGCCGCCCGGTTCTTCGCCCGTGAGGTGCTGCCGCGCATCGGCGCGGACCGGCGGATCATCGAGGGCGCCGACCTCGACATCATGGACCTCCCGGAAGAGGCCTTCTGACCGTGCCACGGCACGACTGAAGGTTCCGGGTCGCACCACCCGGCACCGACACCAACGGCCGGCGGGGCAATTGTCCCGCCGGCCGTCGGCATGTCCGGGTCGGGCCCGTCCGTGGGAACCACTCCGGAGCCGTCTGCGCTTCCGTGCCGTGGTCCCGTCCCGTCCCGGTGGCAGCGGCGAATGCCGGGGTCGCCGGAGGGCCGTCCGTCCCGTATTCGGCGCGCCCCGGTCGGGTAGGTGGCCGGCGTGGCGGGTAATCGTCGCGTGTCCACGACAGAGAACGCCCAGAGCCACCGCACGGGGGAGTGCAGCGCACATGGGTGTAGGAAGCGGCATCTTTCTCATCGCGATCGGCGCCATCCTGACGTTCGCGATAAGAGCCAACGTCTGGTGGATAGACCTGCGGGCGGTCGGCTGGGTGTTCATCCTGGCCGGGCTGGCCGTGCTGCTGACCACGCTCTGGTTCTGGCAGGACCGGCGCAAGCGGGCCCGGACCCTCATCGTGGAGGAGAACAGGCTCTCGCATCCGACGGCGATGATGCCGCCGCCGCCCGACCCGCCGCCGCCGACCGCACCACCGTCCTGAGCCACGTACGACTGAGCCACCCGCCGACCATCGACGGGTGGCTCAGTCGCGTGCGGTGTGACGAGCGGTGATCGGTGCCCCTGCCCGGTCCAGCTCCGCCCAGCCGAGCGTGGTGCGGTGCACCGCCAGCTCGGCGGTGCGCAACCCCTCCCCGTCCGTCCCGTCCGGGTCGAGGAGCGCGGAGAGCAGCGAGATGCCCGGATTGTGGGCGATCAGCAGCACCGTCCGGGCCGCCGGGTCGACGGTGCGGACCAGCGCCAACAACTCCTCGGGGTGGGCGTCGTACGCGCCCGGCTCGTAGTGGACGGTCGGGCGGGGACCGGCCGGCCCGCCCTCCGGCGGTGAACCGGTCATCCCCATCGCCACCCCGTGCCAGGTCTGCCGCGTACGTCGGACCGTCGAGCAGATCACCACGTCGGGCAGTAACCCGTGGTGAGCCAGCCAGGCGCCGGCCGCCGCCGCGTCCGCGCTCCCCCGTGCGGTGAGCGGCCGCACGGCGTCGTCCGTACTGTCGCTGCCCTGCTCGGCTTTCGCGTGCCGGAGCAGCACCAGTGTCCGTGTCTCGGCTGGGGTGTCCGTCATGCCCTCAGCTTGCCCGATTGGCGATCTCCGTGCCGGGGTAAGTCGATGGGTGCCGCACCCCTACCGACGGCGGCGGCGGGCCGTACGCCAGGTTAGAGCCGAGGAGCGAGACATGGGCATTGGTGGCAGCATCTTTCTGATCGCGCTGGGCGCGATCTTCGCATTCGCAGTGGAGGCAGACCTGGGCTGGCTGAACCTGGCCGTGGTCGGCTGGGTGCTGATGCTGGCCGGTGTCGCCGGCCTGCTCGCCACCGTCTACTTCTGGAACAGCCGCCGCCGCACGGTGGTCGCCGCACCGGTCCGTGGGGACCGCGTCGCGGCCGACCGGGTGGTGCCGATCCAGGATGACCAGGTCATGCGGGAGTACCGCGAGGTGCGCCGGCCGGGCCGTCCGATCTGAGTCCCGCACGCACACTCCGGGGTCCCGCAGCGTCGCGGGGCCCCGGCTCGCATGTGCCAGGTCCCGGCTCGCGCCGTGGTCGGGCTCGCGCCGTGGTCGCCGTGCGGTCAGGCGAACAGTGCGAAGTAGATCGCGATGTGGTGGCAGAGCGCGGCCAGCAGGGTGCAGGCGTGGAAGAACTCGTGGTGACCGAAGACGGTCGGCCACGGGTTGGGCCGGCGGAGCGCGTAGAAGACCGCGCCCACGCTGTAGATCGCGCCACCGACGATCAGCAGCACCAGGGCCGCGACGCCGCCACTGTGCAGGATCTCCGGCAGCATGGCCACCGCCACCCAGCCGAGCGCCAGGTAGAGCGGTGCGGAGACCCAGCGCGGCGCGTGCGGCCACACCAACTTGAGCGCCACGCCGGCCAGTGCGCCACCCCAGACCAGGGCCAGCATCAGGGTGGCCTGTCCCGGCGCGAGCAGCTGTACGCACAACGGCGTGTACGTGCCGGCGATGAACACGAAGATCATCGAGTGGTCCATCCGGCGCATCACCTGGTAGCCGCGCTCCGACCACACCCGACGGTGGTACAGCGCGCTGGTGCCGAAGAGCCCGCAGACGGTCAGGCTGTAGATGACGCAGCTCACCAGGGGTGCCCACCCCGGGCGGGTGGCGGCGATCGAGCAGAGCACGATGCCGCTGGCCAGGGCGACGAAGAAGGCGTACGTGTGCAGCCAGCCGCGCATCCTGGGCTTACCGATGTCGACCGGCTTCAGTCGGAGCGGAGCGGAGGTGGTCACGTCTCCAGGTTACGGCACCGTAGGTTACTTTCAAGTAGTCGGCCTGGTGACGCCAGGCACCGTCGCCGTGAACACCTCGCCGGTACGACATCGGCGAGGATGAGCGGATGCGGATCCGACCCGTCGGGGCGCACGCCCTGCTGCTCGACTGCACCGCCTCCACCGGCGCGCCCGAGGCTGCCCTGGTCGAGGCGTGGCGAGCCGAGCTGTGGCGGCGTCGCGAGCAGGGCGAACTGATCGCCATCGAGATCGTGCCGGCGGCCAGCACCATCCTGCTCGACGGCGTACCCGATCCGGCCGCAACGGCCGAGTTGCTCTCCCTCTGGGCGCCGACGGTCTTGACGGCCGCCGCCGCCAGCGACCGCGCCTGTGCCGGCAGTGGCGCTCGCGACGGCTGCGGCGACGTGGGCCGGGCGGGCGACGGTGGAGAGGTGGTCGTCCCGGTCGACTTCGACGGGCCGGACCTGCCGGCGGTCGCCGAGCACTGGGGGGTCGACGTGCCGGCCGTGCTGCGGCGGCTGACCGGCACCCCGTTCCGGGTCGCCTTCTGCGGCTTCGCCCCCGGCTTCCCGTACCTGACCGGGCTGCCCGCCGAACTGGCGCTGCCCCGACTGGCCACCCCCCGCGCCCGGGTGCCGGCCGGCTCGGTCGCCCTGGCCGGCCCGTACGCCGGCATCTATCCGGGCGCGTCCCCGGGCGGCTGGCTGCTGGTCGGCCGGACCGACCTGGTTCTTTTCGACGTGCACGCCGACCCGCCGGCCCTGCTCGGCCCGGGGACCCCGGTCCGGTTGGCGGCGGCGTGACCCGGCCCGCCGAGATCGAGGTGCTCCGCGCCGGCCCGCTCACCACCGTGCAGGACCTGGGCCGGCCCGGCTGGGCGCACCTGGGCGTACCCCGGTCCGGCGCCCTCGACCCGGCCGCCCTGCGGCTGGCCAACCGGCTGGTCGGCAACCCGGAGCGTGCCGCCGGCCTGGAGATCACCCTGACCGGCTGCGTGCTGCGGCTCACCCGGGCCACCACGGTGGCGGTCACCGGCGCCGAGGTGCCGGTCCGGGCCGGCGACCGACCCGGCGACGCTGGACGCCCGCTCACCGTGCCGGCGGGCACGGTGCTGCGGATCGGCCCGGCCAGCCGGGGCGTACGGAGTTGGCTGGCCGTGGCGGGCGGGATCGACGTGCCGCCGGTGCTCGGCAGCCGGGCCACCGACACCCTCTCCGGGCTCGGCCCGCCCCCGCTGCGTGACGGCGACCGGCTGCCGCTCGGCGAACCGCTCGGCGAACCCGCGCCGGTGGACCTGACCGTCAGCACCGCACCCCCGCCGGAGGTGCACCTGACGCTGCGCCCCGGCCCCCGCGACGACTGGTTCACTCCGACCGCGCTCGACCGGCTGCTCGGCACCGCGTACACCGTCAGCCCCGTGAGCAACCGGGTCGGCGCGCGGCTCGCCGGCGCGCCGCTGCCCCGCGCGGTCGCCGGCGAGTTGCCCAGCGAGGGCATCGTGCTCGGCGCGGTGCAGGTGCCGGCGGACGGACAACCCCTGATCTTCCTCGCCGACCACCCGACCACCGGCGGATACCCGGTTATCGGGGTGGTCGCCGACGTGACCCCGCTCGCGCAGGCCCGGCCAGGTACTACCGTCAGATTCCATGGACCTCAACGCTGACCTGGGCGAGGGATTCGGCATCTGGCGGCTCGGTGACGACGAGGC
The nucleotide sequence above comes from Micromonospora sp. NBC_00389. Encoded proteins:
- a CDS encoding acyl-CoA dehydrogenase, giving the protein MTHYKSNLRDLEFNLFEVFGADQAFGQEPYSELDADTARSFLSELDRLAREDLAASYTDSDRNPPVFDPVTHTAPLPASFKKSYQAFMDSEFWRLDLPPHLGGTNAPRALWWALAELVLGSNAPIWMYASGPSFAHVLEVEGTEQQKRWAKLFIDKQWGSTMVLTEPDAGSDVGAGRTRAIQQPDGTWHIEGVKRFITSGEHDLSDNIVHYVLARPVGVEGVGGPGTKGLSLFVVPKYHFDENTGELGERNGVYTTNVEHKMGLKVSNTCELTFGEHGVPAKGWLLGDKHDGIRQMFMIIEYARMLVGTKAIATLSTGYLNALEYAKNRVQGADLVQQTDKTAPRVTITHHPDVRRSLLLQKSYAEGLRALVLYTATWQDKVAIAEAAGDEKATKLAKRVNDLLLPLVKGVGSERAYEMLGHEALQTFGGSGFLQDYPLEQYVRDAKIDTLYEGTTAIQSLDLIFRKIVRDNGKALMAVASEIQEFISSEAGNGQLKEERQALGKALVEVQNILGVMTGWLGEAQAGDTRALYKVGLSSRRFLLAIGDLVVGWLLQKQADVALKALAGEVSTTDKAFYTGKVAAARFFAREVLPRIGADRRIIEGADLDIMDLPEEAF
- a CDS encoding biotin-dependent carboxyltransferase family protein — protein: MTRPAEIEVLRAGPLTTVQDLGRPGWAHLGVPRSGALDPAALRLANRLVGNPERAAGLEITLTGCVLRLTRATTVAVTGAEVPVRAGDRPGDAGRPLTVPAGTVLRIGPASRGVRSWLAVAGGIDVPPVLGSRATDTLSGLGPPPLRDGDRLPLGEPLGEPAPVDLTVSTAPPPEVHLTLRPGPRDDWFTPTALDRLLGTAYTVSPVSNRVGARLAGAPLPRAVAGELPSEGIVLGAVQVPADGQPLIFLADHPTTGGYPVIGVVADVTPLAQARPGTTVRFHGPQR
- the trhA gene encoding PAQR family membrane homeostasis protein TrhA, with product MTTSAPLRLKPVDIGKPRMRGWLHTYAFFVALASGIVLCSIAATRPGWAPLVSCVIYSLTVCGLFGTSALYHRRVWSERGYQVMRRMDHSMIFVFIAGTYTPLCVQLLAPGQATLMLALVWGGALAGVALKLVWPHAPRWVSAPLYLALGWVAVAMLPEILHSGGVAALVLLIVGGAIYSVGAVFYALRRPNPWPTVFGHHEFFHACTLLAALCHHIAIYFALFA
- a CDS encoding 5-oxoprolinase subunit B family protein — its product is MRIRPVGAHALLLDCTASTGAPEAALVEAWRAELWRRREQGELIAIEIVPAASTILLDGVPDPAATAELLSLWAPTVLTAAAASDRACAGSGARDGCGDVGRAGDGGEVVVPVDFDGPDLPAVAEHWGVDVPAVLRRLTGTPFRVAFCGFAPGFPYLTGLPAELALPRLATPRARVPAGSVALAGPYAGIYPGASPGGWLLVGRTDLVLFDVHADPPALLGPGTPVRLAAA
- a CDS encoding DUF6458 family protein; protein product: MGIGGSIFLIALGAIFAFAVEADLGWLNLAVVGWVLMLAGVAGLLATVYFWNSRRRTVVAAPVRGDRVAADRVVPIQDDQVMREYREVRRPGRPI
- a CDS encoding DUF6458 family protein, encoding MGVGSGIFLIAIGAILTFAIRANVWWIDLRAVGWVFILAGLAVLLTTLWFWQDRRKRARTLIVEENRLSHPTAMMPPPPDPPPPTAPPS
- a CDS encoding SixA phosphatase family protein; the encoded protein is MTDTPAETRTLVLLRHAKAEQGSDSTDDAVRPLTARGSADAAAAGAWLAHHGLLPDVVICSTVRRTRQTWHGVAMGMTGSPPEGGPAGPRPTVHYEPGAYDAHPEELLALVRTVDPAARTVLLIAHNPGISLLSALLDPDGTDGEGLRTAELAVHRTTLGWAELDRAGAPITARHTARD